One genomic region from Psychrilyobacter piezotolerans encodes:
- the murB gene encoding UDP-N-acetylmuramate dehydrogenase encodes MKIYKNHHMKEYSNMKIGGMAKELIIIEKKEEAVEVLKTRKKTFLIGNGTNTLIPDRDMDISFISLNKLNNIEDLGDGRIYVESGLNFDDLIDFTAEKNYSGLENLAGIPGSVGGLIYMNGGAYGSEVFDYIEEIEIIDENFEIRKIKKSEIYVTYRNTEIQEKKWVVISAVFKFEMGFDRERVLELKGKRESRHPLSMPNLGSTFKNPEGHFSAKLIIAAGVQGHKVGDMQVSNVHPNFLENHGSAKYNDVIEIIRTVKEKVKLDSGIELEEEIVIIED; translated from the coding sequence ATGAAAATATACAAAAATCATCATATGAAGGAATATTCTAATATGAAAATTGGTGGAATGGCCAAAGAATTGATAATAATAGAGAAAAAAGAGGAAGCTGTTGAAGTTTTAAAAACCAGAAAAAAAACTTTTCTTATAGGTAATGGAACTAATACACTGATCCCGGATAGAGATATGGATATATCCTTTATAAGTTTAAATAAATTAAATAATATAGAGGATCTGGGAGATGGAAGAATCTATGTAGAGTCGGGATTAAATTTTGATGACCTGATCGATTTTACAGCAGAAAAAAATTATTCAGGATTAGAAAATCTAGCGGGGATTCCCGGAAGTGTAGGAGGTCTGATCTATATGAATGGAGGAGCTTATGGTTCTGAAGTTTTTGACTATATAGAAGAGATCGAGATAATAGATGAAAATTTTGAGATCAGAAAAATAAAGAAATCAGAGATCTATGTGACTTACAGGAATACAGAGATTCAGGAAAAAAAATGGGTAGTCATAAGTGCTGTATTTAAATTTGAAATGGGATTTGACAGGGAGAGAGTTTTAGAATTAAAGGGAAAAAGAGAAAGCAGACACCCTTTAAGTATGCCTAATCTGGGAAGTACTTTTAAAAATCCAGAGGGACATTTTTCAGCTAAATTAATAATCGCAGCCGGTGTACAGGGACATAAAGTAGGAGATATGCAGGTTTCCAATGTTCATCCGAATTTTTTGGAAAATCATGGAAGTGCTAAATATAATGATGTTATTGAGATAATCAGGACAGTGAAGGAAAAAGTAAAACTGGATTCAGGGATTGAACTAGAGGAAGAGATTGTAATTATAGAAGACTAG
- the murC gene encoding UDP-N-acetylmuramate--L-alanine ligase: protein MKKVFFIGVNGIGMSGLAKIMAKSGYRVSGSDQSKKDVSTELESLGVKIHYEHDSKNVEGIDLVVRSSAIKETNPEYKFAVENGIEVIKRGELLARLFNKKSGIAVAGTHGKTTTSSMLGAVMLPLDPSIVVGGILPEINSNAHCGTGEFLIAEADESDNSFLYLLPEYSIITNIEADHLENHGSFENIKKSFVQFYEQTKKLTLLNIDCLESENILGSKDKIVTYSIEKKAGIYADNIRIIDGKSVYDVILDGKLLGEFRLSVPGRHNISNSLGVIYLAYTLGVSLEEIKIRLEKFKGAKRRYDILLDGDTRIIDDYAHHPTEIRATLEGAKKIETKKITAIFQPHRYSRVKFLYEEFKGCFDLADEVILLPVYSAGEEDIYGITLEELAADIYTSGNAKILTTVEEILEEVRAEDRTYIFMGAGTISQMAYKVVEKLEVR, encoded by the coding sequence ATGAAAAAAGTATTTTTTATAGGAGTAAATGGTATAGGTATGAGCGGGTTAGCTAAAATAATGGCTAAGAGCGGGTACCGGGTAAGCGGATCGGATCAGAGTAAAAAAGATGTAAGTACAGAATTAGAAAGTTTGGGAGTTAAAATTCATTATGAGCATGATTCGAAAAATGTAGAAGGAATTGACTTAGTAGTGAGGTCAAGTGCTATTAAGGAGACTAATCCAGAGTATAAGTTTGCTGTAGAAAATGGAATAGAAGTGATAAAAAGAGGGGAGCTATTGGCTAGATTATTCAACAAAAAATCCGGGATAGCAGTAGCTGGAACCCATGGGAAAACTACTACCAGCTCTATGTTAGGAGCTGTGATGCTGCCCTTAGATCCATCCATTGTAGTAGGAGGAATCTTACCTGAGATAAACTCCAATGCACATTGTGGTACTGGGGAATTTTTGATAGCAGAAGCAGATGAAAGTGATAATTCATTTTTATATCTACTGCCGGAATACTCTATCATAACCAATATAGAGGCGGATCATTTAGAAAATCACGGCAGTTTTGAAAACATAAAGAAATCATTTGTCCAATTTTATGAGCAGACTAAAAAACTCACTCTGCTGAATATAGATTGTTTGGAATCTGAAAATATACTGGGATCCAAGGATAAAATTGTGACTTATAGTATAGAAAAAAAAGCTGGGATATATGCAGATAATATCAGAATAATAGACGGAAAGAGTGTCTATGATGTAATCTTGGACGGAAAACTTTTAGGAGAATTCAGGTTGTCTGTACCAGGAAGACATAATATTTCCAATAGTTTAGGGGTTATATACCTGGCTTATACTTTAGGAGTATCTCTAGAAGAGATAAAAATCAGGCTGGAAAAATTTAAGGGTGCCAAAAGAAGGTATGACATTCTTTTAGATGGAGATACAAGGATCATAGATGATTACGCACATCATCCGACTGAAATAAGAGCTACGTTGGAAGGTGCTAAAAAAATAGAAACTAAAAAAATCACAGCGATCTTTCAGCCCCATAGATACAGCAGAGTAAAGTTTTTATATGAAGAATTTAAAGGGTGTTTTGATCTGGCAGATGAGGTAATCTTACTTCCTGTATATTCTGCAGGAGAGGAAGATATCTACGGAATTACACTGGAAGAATTGGCTGCGGATATCTACACTTCTGGAAATGCAAAGATTTTAACTACTGTGGAAGAAATATTGGAAGAAGTGAGAGCTGAAGACAGAACCTATATCTTTATGGGAGCAGGAACAATATCACAGATGGCATATAAGGTAGTTGAAAAGTTGGAGGTAAGATGA